Part of the Denticeps clupeoides chromosome 3, fDenClu1.1, whole genome shotgun sequence genome, GAGGGGATGGGGGATGAGCCCTGCCCCCCGACGCAGTGAGTAGAGCTTGTGCGACTCAGTCCTGCATTACGTTTATATTTATCCAGAGaaccttacaaccagtagtgagggagggacagtgtccccctggagacactcagggataagtgtcttgctcagggacacaatgctagtaagtgggatttcaacctgtgACTGTGATAGACAATTGTTACCCACTACCCACAACTACCGCCCAAATTAGATGGGGGTGAAGCTGATTAATGCTGAAAAGTTGAAAAGGTCAGCTCCGTcaaagggtctttttttttttctgatcacTGGCATCGACTTCATGGACTTTATGTTTAGGGCCAGGACCAGTTCATACCAAGGGTGACCATACTGCCACTGGGGACGGGGAATGACCTCTCCAACTCCCTTGGTTGGGGGGCCGGCTATGCTGGTGAAATCCCAGTGGAGCAGGTGCTGAGGAACATTATGGAAGCTGAAGTTGTAAAGATGGACAGGTGAGGGGGTCAGTCTGCAGCCCGAGCATGAGAAACAATTATTGGCTTTATATGTTTGTCAGAAAGTTCTCCAGCAAATTACTGGTTTGCTTTGGTGTTAGATGGAAAGTTCATGTCGCCTCGAAAGGCCATTTCCTTCGGAAACCAAAGGTGGGATTTCTGCCATTTTGCAAATTTTGAATATTCTGATGAAAATATATATGAGGGACATATAAAAATTTTGCTCTGTTTCTGCAGGTTTTATCCATGAATAATTATTTCTCAGTTGGTCCAGATGCTTTGATGGCCCTCAACTTCCACACCCACCGGGAGAAAACGCCCTCCTTCTTTTCCAGTCGCATCATCAATAAGGTTCAAATCCGAACAATATATATCAATTGTAACAGTTATTTCAAAATGAGGACACAAGACACaggacacaagacaagacaaacatgtgcagaaTGGTCAGTATGTTAACAGGTGCATAAGAGGTTAACAGGTGTAttgtttaacagtgttctggtgatggcagtgcatcgtctggcagttacagttctacACCGTCTGCCAGacagtaggagggagaacatgGCATGTGAGGGGTTGTGAGCTCCATGCTCAACGAATAAGATGTTTcttgtagagctgggagatggttTAAGTGGAACCCAGaagatgcgctctgctgtcttcactatccgctgccgggccttctgctcagcgacagtgcagttaTCGTACCAggcagtgatgtagcagcagagaacactctcaatggtcccctGGTAGAACAATGTGAGGacgggaggagggaggttggccttcttcagcttcctgggGAAGTACAGATGTTGCTGGgatttcttggtggtggaggtggtgttcctggtaggctccaggagaggtcgtatgtcatgtgcacacccaggaacttcacgctgttgatgatctcaacagcagatccatcgatgtgcagtggggtgagGACAGTCtctttcttcctgaagttgacaaccatctctttggtcttggtgacattgagactcaggttgttgctctggcaccaatccaccagttttatctcctctcagtaagcagactcatcgttgttggtgatgagccctcactactgttgtgtcatctgcgaacttgatggtgtggtttgaactgtactgtgcagcacagtcgtgtgtcagaagactgaacagcagtgggctgagcagcatccctgtggggaacctgtgctcagtctgaggaccttggaggtctTATTTCCTCCTGTTAGGTccaagtccaagatccagctgcagagtggagagcttattcccagcaggtccaacttcattacaagcttctgagggatgacagtattgagCTGAAATCGATATACAGCAGCTGATAAACAGGAAGACTGTCCCAGTCATCCAGTCAGTTGTCCTCATCAGATCATCTTCCAGGAGAAAATGATACTTCTGCTTTGACAGGTGCCATAGTAACCAAATTGTGTTCTTAGCTTGTCCATTTTCTCTCCCTTCATGTAACATACCTGATACTGATACTACCACTTATGTTTTGTTGAATCTGGTGTGGTGGAACCTTGGTGAAGCCTGGACtagaaaatgctgttttttgtcCTATTGAACTACAACATGTTCTCCTTTTTTCCAGGCGGTGTACTTCCTTTATGGCACCAAAGACTGTTTAGTGCAGGAATGCAAAGATCTGGATAAGAGGATTgaggtcattttcattttaatagctGTGCTCTATAACAGCTTCTCTCTACAGGAACAACATTTATATTTGCTAAATTTGTGTTTTATAGTCTTGTAAATGTGCCATAAACGTTTCAGTGAGTAGAGGTGCTGACCTTTGAACTCTCACCCATCCAGCTGGAGCTTGATGGTGAGAAGGTGGCACTGCCCAGCCTGGAGGGCATCATCGTGTGCAACATTGGCTACTGGGGTGGGGGCTGCCGCTTGTGGGAGGGGATGGGGGATGAGCCCTGCCCCCCGACGCAGTGAGTAGAGCTTGTGCGACTCAGTCCTGCATTACGTTTATATTTATCCAGAGaaccttacaaccagtagtaagggagggacagtgtccccctggagacactcagggataagtgtcttgctcagggacacaatgctagtaagtgggatttcaacctgtgACTGTGATAGACAATTGTTACCCACTACCCACAACTACCGCCCAAATTAGATGGGGGTGAAGCTGATTAATGCTGAAAAGTTGAAAAGGTCAGCTCCGTcaaagggtcttttttttttttttttcttcttgcagtTTGAATCAGTTCCCCTTATAATTGAAGCCATaggggtggtagaagcctagtgagtaagacactcgcctatgaatcagaagtcccaggttcaaacccaacttgtccctgagcaagacacttaaccctgagtgtctccagggggactgtccctgtaactactgattaaaagtaactctggataagggcgtttgataaatgctggaaatgtgaaaaataaataaataaataaaatattactgtAAATAATTTATTGATATAATGAAACAACTGTTGCAtaaattctgtgttttgttCTTGAAAGTTTAATTTGACGTTTGAATGGTGTATTTTATCTGTGCTTGTCTCCAGGCTGGACGATGGTCTGCTGGAGGTCGTGGGCGTCTTTGGCTCCTTTCACTGTGCCCAGATCCAGGTGAAACTGGCCAATCCAGTGCGACTGGGCCAGGCACATACTGTTCGGGTGAGATTCTCCATATTCAGTAAGCTTGTCAGTGTTGACTTACGCTTCATTTCTCCAAGTGTTCATGTCGTCTGACCTCCACACACAGCTGGTGCTGAAGAGCTCACGGATGCCCATGCAGGTGGACGGCGAACCGTGGGCCCAGGGACCCTGCACCATCACAATCACCCACAAGACTCAAGCGCTCATGCTGTACCACAGCGCAGAGCAGACagatgacgacgatgatgacTCCAGTGCCTCTGAGGCTGAAGATGCCGTCCCCGTGCAGCCTTCAAATGGCAATAAATCAGAACCTGCTGCGGAGCAGGTTTCATAAAGTCCCCCTCACCCCTACCCCTGCCAAGCAGTGCAGAGGAGCCTAATGCTTATGCCTCTTTATGTTTACATCACTTccttgttcatgtttttgtgtaagCCAAAGTGGAAGAGAACCAAGGAGAGAACAGCAAGAGGCAAGGTTGCAAATTCCAGAGTAGGTCCAACTCAGAAGAGTGTAATTTCTTTACTATGCTCCATGTGTGTTCAGGTCACTAACCTGCCAAAACCCCTGTCCATACCACAAGGACTTTACAAAATTCCCTCACCCTGGCCCGATATGTTCGCACCAGAAGTGACGAGAGTGAGTTCACTGCATAAGCGGCCATGATCGTGTTCAGACCAGAAGTTAGCTTACCCTGTTCCAAAAATCCAGTTCTAACATTCGATTATCCCACCTTTGATGTGTTCGTAGAAGTGGGAGAGATATTTCATGTCCCTAGTGGCAAGTATCAGAATGCTCTTTTTTATGCAGCTGTGAGGGTATCAAAATTCTGGAGTTGGTTGACATGAGAAGAGTATGAAAATTTGCTTCACACTCCTAGATGGTCTACCCTGGAGAGCATCAAAATCCAGTTACGCTGCCCGTGCATTCATTCCAGTGGCAAGAGAGTTTGTCTCATTTTGCTGTCCTTGTCTGGACTTATCTCATGTCAGTAGCGCAACTGCatcaaaattcacattttcttGCCCCGAGTACTTTTATACTAAAAGCTGTAAGAGCAGCGTTCAGAATTCTTTCAGACCAGAAGTGTCGATGTTCAAATTTTGCTTTCCTTCCTGCAATAATGTCAAGATGATTTCACTCTTCTCCCAAAAGAAGTTGTTGACCCTGACCTGTGGCATCTAATTTCACTTTACCTGCTCAAATTGTGTTTATACGATCATCGAATAATCTGGTTTCCATGCCCTGACCAAGGTCTCACACATTTCTGAGTGTGCAGTTTGATGGAAGATGGCTTTCAGCATACGGAGATGTTCTAAAAACCACAGAACCTGACTGGGTCAGTTTCCCATCCATTGAGTCCTAAACTAAAAACATTGTTGAATGGAGAATTTGCTTTTAGTCTAAGACTAGGTTTAACCCATGAACAAGAGACTTGCTGCGAAGCCCACCCTGGCTCAgataaatttcacattttcagctGCATTGACACAAAAGCCACTGTTTTGGACATGTTAAGAAATCCTCATATTCTTTACTACTTGTATACCCCTTGTATTTGACTACTGAATCTTAAGTTCATTCAAAGATGGCTTGGATGCATTGAATGTATGTGTGGACGTTTTGTTTTGTGGAAGTCCATTTGTTGTTCACCTTAACAGAATGCACAGAATATGTACCAAACATTGACTCGGAGTTGCTTTTTGAAGGAAAGGGAAGCTTGCTACTGGCATACCTAGAATTCTAGAAATCAGTCTCGAGTTCGTAATGGTGTGCTTGTGTATTGAAGAGGGTTGGATTGCTTCGTTATTGATTATTATGGTCTGGATCATGGTTCCGGATCCAGGATAGGGTTGTTCTTGTGTGTCTTTAGAATTTCTGAAGGATTTGTTATGGTGGACCACATGTGTCACTGAAAAAAATCGTTTTTTCAGTGCTTTAGTGCTAGATAGAAAATCTATTTAAGAAtggatatatattttaattatattaaaaacatttaataaacacattatttaacataaatacatttttgcattagCCTCTGCATTTAGCTGTTCTGTGACGCTCCAGGTCCTTGGTAAAAGGAGAAGAAGCCATGCCAACTAGTCATTATTGTATATCCAACATAGTAAAGTTGAAAATCACTATCACATTTTGATTACGTTACCGCTTGCTTTAGCcatgttttgtattatttgtcaATTATCAATACTGATAAACCCTTTACTGGCCTAATCCCTTCTTTTGAATGAGTTACAGGCACGTCTAATATTCGCCACTGTATCTGGACACGTCACAAATAAGTTATAATCTTACTTATGCTGTGCTGTACGCTGTGAGTTGTATGTTGTTTACAGTGGATGCCGGTTATTGTGCATTAGGGATGAGTCAATTTGTCGGCTATACTTCGGTATCGGCTGATATTTGCACCATTGACTATCATTGGCCTTTCATCTCCCAGGAATGCAACCATGTATCAGCTGAACATTGCCATCATATTATATTTACCTCTTAGACTGGttaaatgtttgattttaaaGGACAGCTCATATTCACTGGTATCGGCCCAAAATGCTATTGCTATGTGCTAATATGCCATTGCGAATGTGCCCGCAGGTTTTATAACCAGGCTGAGTAGGCATGAAAGTGTTTATTATGTGAGTAAGGCTATTTATTACAGTCTATAATACACAGTTTACTGGAccaaggaagagaaaaaaaaacactgaatgttTTACGAAATGTAATATTACCCAGTTGGCAGCGAGTCGGCTGGAACTTATCATTAAATTGTTCACCATAATGCTTTACACTGTAAGTCCTACAGTGCAAATAAGCTCTGCTGATGAGCGCACGTCTGGGCAAATATGAATCTTTCCGAGAGTTGTACGAATGTCTGAGGTTTGATGTTTACATTGTTGACGTACAAGGGTGTTGCACTGAGCTTTTTATGCCATTCGGCATGTAATCATGATGATTTCTTGCCAGAGCTGTAAACACAGCCAAGAGTTGGAATAGCTGTATGTGAATGTTAGgttgtcctttttttcttgttgttctaGGACCACTTAAAAGAATTAtataattttgtgtttgtgtgtgtatatacttcTCTCATTAAGCACTAGGTGGCAGTGGTTGTAAGTTATTTCAAATCTactgtatacattttatacCAAAATTTCTGAAGAAGCTATTGGCGTTTTGGCAAATCTGTTATGGAAAGAAAAGGTTATATTTTGGACACATGGAAAgttgttacattttttatgtatttgtgtagCAAAGGAGTGCAGCCAAACTCTTGCATTATTGCAAACTCTTGCATTATGTATAAATAAGGTATGAATACCTTGTTTATACATTTTGATTCCTGACTAGAGTTGCTCTATAATATTCGctgtttattcatgttattGTGATGTTATTGTGCTTAACGTGGCCacttgttgtgttttttcttatttccacTGAATATCTCCGGATTTCCTCTGCAAGCTTGGAGGCAGGTAGCCACAGAAGATGAGAGAGATTAGTTTATATGTGAAAAGCTTATCTGGTG contains:
- the dgke gene encoding diacylglycerol kinase epsilon, whose translation is MDAERQPGRGGQDWPLLLWTSLAVLVPVVLTLWCSVRRSRRRVYMKDFIRKCKHGWRCTDLFSKPTYCCLCSQHILQGACCDCCGLCADELCLRRADRTMPCKEIMAPARADGTPAHRWVRGNVPLCSCCRVCKQQCGTQPRLCDYRCVWCQATVHDECKGGVADGECCDLGEFRSVIIPPHYLHQVNKLRRRLPDDYTKLSAACGSGWTPVLVLANTRSGNNMGEALLGEFRTLLNPVQVFDLTQLPPSKALQLCTLLPPGSVRVLVCGGDGTVGWVLDAIDNMRLKGQDQFIPRVTILPLGTGNDLSNSLGWGAGYAGEIPVEQVLRNIMEAEVVKMDRWKVHVASKGHFLRKPKVLSMNNYFSVGPDALMALNFHTHREKTPSFFSSRIINKAVYFLYGTKDCLVQECKDLDKRIELELDGEKVALPSLEGIIVCNIGYWGGGCRLWEGMGDEPCPPTQLDDGLLEVVGVFGSFHCAQIQVKLANPVRLGQAHTVRLVLKSSRMPMQVDGEPWAQGPCTITITHKTQALMLYHSAEQTDDDDDDSSASEAEDAVPVQPSNGNKSEPAAEQVS